The following coding sequences are from one Virgibacillus necropolis window:
- a CDS encoding glutaredoxin family protein, whose amino-acid sequence MIHITFYTKAKCSLCDEALSLVELLINDYSCTLEIRDIYSNEEWLEKYHLSIPVISVDGIELNCEQISFESLDATFREAQKKHKA is encoded by the coding sequence ATGATACATATTACGTTTTATACAAAAGCGAAATGTTCTCTTTGTGATGAGGCCTTATCGTTGGTAGAACTTTTAATAAATGATTATTCCTGCACACTTGAAATAAGAGATATTTATTCCAATGAGGAATGGTTAGAGAAGTATCATCTTTCCATACCTGTTATTAGTGTTGATGGCATTGAATTAAACTGTGAGCAAATTTCTTTTGAATCATTAGATGCAACGTTTAGGGAAGCCCAAAAGAAACATAAGGCTTGA
- the clpP gene encoding ATP-dependent Clp endopeptidase proteolytic subunit ClpP — protein sequence MNLIPTVIEQTNRGERAYDIYSRLLKDRVIMLGSAIDDNVANSIVAQLLFLEAEDPDKDISLYINSPGGSITAGMAIYDTMQYIKANVSTICTGMAASMGAFLLVAGEKGKRYALPNSEVMIHQPLGGTQGQASDIEIHAKRIIQMREKINEILAERSGQSIDVIARDTDRDNFMTADKAVDYGLIDKVLTRNTDKK from the coding sequence ATGAATTTAATACCAACAGTTATTGAACAGACAAATCGCGGGGAACGTGCATATGATATCTATTCACGTTTACTTAAAGACCGAGTAATCATGCTAGGAAGTGCAATCGACGACAACGTAGCGAACTCAATAGTGGCTCAACTACTATTTTTAGAAGCAGAAGATCCTGACAAAGACATTTCACTATACATTAACTCACCAGGTGGTTCTATCACAGCGGGAATGGCTATTTATGACACGATGCAATACATTAAAGCAAACGTCTCAACCATCTGTACCGGAATGGCAGCTTCAATGGGGGCATTTTTATTAGTCGCAGGTGAAAAAGGTAAACGTTATGCGCTTCCAAATAGTGAAGTCATGATTCACCAACCACTTGGCGGTACACAAGGCCAGGCATCTGATATTGAAATTCATGCGAAACGTATCATTCAAATGCGTGAAAAAATCAATGAAATCCTTGCTGAGCGCAGTGGTCAATCAATTGATGTGATCGCAAGAGATACTGATCGTGATAACTTTATGACGGCTGATAAAGCTGTGGATTACGGTTTAATCGATAAAGTTTTGACTAGAAACACAGATAAGAAATAA
- the whiA gene encoding DNA-binding protein WhiA, with protein sequence MSFASEIKKELTSIEVDSCCTFAELSALIRMNGAISVSKQEYLLDVQTENAAIARRIYTLIKSQYDIPVELLVRRKMKLKKNNVYIVRMKEKVRKLLSDLDILQEPYTFVRSISSTYIKKSCCKKAYLRGAFLAGGSINNPETSSYHLEIFNFYQEHNDALCDLLNKFNLSARKLERKSGFITYIKEAEKMTKFLSIIGAHNALFKFEDVRIIRDMRNSVNRIVNCETANLNKTIGAAFRQIENIKLIDQKVGLEELPDKLKEIAELRVQHEDISLKELGELVTTGKISKSGVNHRLKKIDQYADKIRNGEMGIKK encoded by the coding sequence TTGTCTTTTGCATCCGAAATTAAGAAGGAACTAACTTCAATAGAAGTAGATTCATGTTGCACGTTTGCCGAGCTTTCCGCGTTGATCCGAATGAACGGAGCAATATCTGTATCTAAACAAGAATATTTACTTGATGTACAAACAGAAAATGCTGCAATTGCACGTAGAATTTATACATTAATAAAATCACAATATGATATACCAGTGGAGTTGTTAGTTAGACGCAAAATGAAATTGAAAAAGAATAATGTATATATCGTTCGGATGAAAGAGAAGGTTAGAAAGCTGTTATCAGACCTTGATATTTTACAAGAACCCTATACATTCGTTCGTAGTATTTCATCAACCTATATCAAAAAGTCATGCTGTAAAAAGGCTTATTTACGTGGTGCATTCCTTGCAGGTGGATCGATAAACAATCCGGAGACCTCTTCGTACCATTTAGAAATATTTAATTTCTATCAGGAACATAATGATGCACTATGTGATTTACTAAACAAGTTCAATCTTAGTGCTAGAAAACTGGAACGGAAAAGTGGTTTTATAACCTATATTAAAGAAGCGGAGAAAATGACCAAGTTTTTAAGTATAATTGGTGCTCATAATGCATTATTTAAATTTGAAGATGTTCGTATTATTCGTGATATGCGAAATTCCGTTAATCGAATTGTTAACTGTGAAACAGCTAATTTAAATAAAACAATTGGTGCAGCCTTTAGACAAATTGAAAATATAAAATTGATCGATCAAAAAGTCGGGTTAGAGGAACTACCAGATAAATTAAAAGAAATAGCTGAATTACGTGTTCAACATGAAGACATTTCGTTGAAAGAGCTTGGTGAATTAGTTACAACTGGTAAAATATCAAAGTCAGGTGTTAATCATCGGCTAAAGAAAATAGATCAATATGCCGATAAGATACGAAATGGTGAAATGGGAATTAAGAAGTAG
- the gap gene encoding type I glyceraldehyde-3-phosphate dehydrogenase has protein sequence MTVKVGINGFGRIGRNVFRQALKNDDVEVVAVNDLTDAEMLAHLLKYDSVHGQLEQEVSVKGSSIVVGDKEIKVLTERDPANLGWGDLGVEVVIESTGRFTNREDAKKHIDAGAKKVIISAPAKEEDLTMVMGVNEQDYDAEKHHIVSNASCTTNCIAPLAKVLHDSFGLKRGLMTTVHSYTNDQQILDLPHKDYRRARAAAQNIIPTTTGAAKVVGKVLPELEGKLNGMAVRVPTPDGSLVDLVAELDKNVTAEDVNKAFKEAAEGNLKRVVGYTEEPIVSSDIVGNTYSSYFDALSTMVLEDNMVKVVSWYDNEMAYSARCVDLAVYIKNQGL, from the coding sequence ATGACAGTAAAAGTAGGAATTAACGGATTTGGACGTATCGGACGTAATGTATTTCGTCAAGCACTAAAGAATGACGACGTTGAGGTTGTAGCAGTAAATGACTTAACAGATGCTGAAATGCTTGCACATCTACTAAAATATGATTCTGTCCATGGTCAACTGGAACAAGAAGTGAGCGTTAAAGGATCTTCTATTGTTGTTGGGGATAAAGAAATTAAAGTGTTAACAGAACGTGACCCAGCGAACTTAGGTTGGGGAGATCTTGGCGTAGAGGTTGTAATCGAGTCTACTGGTCGTTTTACAAACCGCGAGGATGCGAAGAAACACATTGATGCTGGTGCAAAGAAAGTTATTATTTCTGCCCCTGCAAAAGAAGAAGATCTTACGATGGTAATGGGTGTTAATGAGCAAGACTATGATGCAGAAAAACATCATATCGTTTCTAATGCTTCATGTACAACAAACTGTATTGCACCTTTAGCTAAAGTTTTACATGATAGCTTTGGTCTTAAACGCGGCCTAATGACAACAGTCCATTCGTATACAAATGATCAACAGATTCTTGATTTGCCGCATAAAGATTATCGCCGTGCGCGTGCAGCAGCACAAAATATTATTCCAACTACAACTGGAGCTGCAAAAGTAGTAGGAAAAGTATTGCCAGAACTTGAAGGTAAGCTGAATGGTATGGCAGTTCGTGTTCCGACTCCAGACGGTTCATTAGTTGACCTTGTTGCTGAGCTTGACAAGAATGTTACTGCCGAAGATGTTAATAAGGCGTTTAAAGAAGCGGCAGAAGGTAACCTTAAACGTGTAGTCGGATACACGGAAGAACCAATTGTATCCTCTGATATCGTCGGTAATACGTATTCATCATACTTCGATGCGTTATCAACGATGGTTCTTGAAGATAATATGGTAAAAGTAGTTTCTTGGTATGATAATGAAATGGCCTATTCAGCTCGTTGTGTTGATTTGGCAGTTTATATTAAAAATCAAGGACTATAA
- a CDS encoding gluconeogenesis factor YvcK family protein — MTEETDPRIVVIGGGTGMPVLLRGLKDLPIRLAALVTVSDDGGSTGRIRSDMAIPAPGDIRNVIAALSDAEPMLLELFQHRFANGDGLIGHSMGNLLLAAMTSITGNFYTGIKEISRVFNVKGKVYPISNENLTLHAEMEDGSIIIGESSIPRANKRIKRVFLSPEYINPLPNAIHAIENADLIVVSPGSLYTSILPNMIIPKIDDAVRSSKAKVVYVCNVMTQEGETTGYTASEHVKAITDHVGEGFLDAIVVHNEPIKKTVRDIYAEENAEPVIYDTDRLLEMGIRIIEGDIINYDQTTIRHDTHKIANLLLSMLKE; from the coding sequence ATGACAGAAGAAACTGACCCAAGAATAGTTGTTATCGGTGGAGGAACTGGTATGCCAGTTTTACTCAGGGGATTAAAAGACCTGCCTATTCGTTTAGCCGCATTAGTAACCGTTTCCGATGATGGAGGAAGTACAGGTAGAATACGGAGCGACATGGCTATTCCTGCACCTGGTGATATACGTAACGTAATTGCTGCATTGTCTGATGCTGAACCAATGTTACTTGAGTTATTCCAGCATCGATTCGCAAATGGAGATGGTCTAATTGGTCATTCCATGGGAAATCTTTTACTTGCTGCTATGACTTCAATAACAGGTAATTTTTATACAGGAATTAAAGAAATATCCCGAGTTTTTAATGTGAAAGGAAAAGTTTATCCAATTTCAAATGAAAATTTGACGTTGCACGCAGAAATGGAAGATGGATCAATAATTATTGGAGAGTCGAGTATCCCTCGCGCTAACAAACGAATTAAGCGTGTGTTTTTGAGTCCAGAATATATTAACCCTTTACCAAATGCAATTCACGCCATTGAAAATGCTGATCTTATAGTCGTTTCTCCTGGTAGTTTGTATACGAGTATACTTCCGAATATGATCATTCCTAAAATTGATGATGCTGTTCGTTCATCAAAGGCAAAAGTGGTATACGTTTGTAATGTGATGACACAAGAAGGGGAGACGACGGGTTACACCGCCTCTGAACACGTAAAGGCTATTACTGATCATGTTGGTGAAGGTTTCTTAGACGCCATTGTTGTGCATAATGAACCTATTAAAAAAACAGTTCGTGATATATACGCAGAAGAAAATGCTGAGCCAGTTATCTATGACACGGATCGTCTTCTTGAAATGGGGATTCGTATTATTGAGGGCGATATCATTAACTATGATCAAACGACAATTAGACATGACACACATAAGATTGCTAATTTATTACTATCCATGCTTAAGGAATAG
- a CDS encoding sugar-binding transcriptional regulator, which produces MQSLVDLQKKIFPDLLEVMKQRYAILHTINLFQPIGRRSLSDRAKMTERTVRSEVEFLQKRQMIDVSGKGMRITEEGKGILSELAVFMKDITGLSGLETQLKDKLNVEQVIVVRGNSDNQDQVKLEMGKAVVNHLQSHVSTKQTIAVTGGTTMAAVAHVMSPFEKADDCLFVPARGGIGERVESQANTIVAEMAKRTNSDYRMLYVPDPLSELSYQTMLKEPSIQEITKLIRSTDVILHGIGDALTMANRRKSNDELIRQLEKEHAVSEAFGYYFNSSGDVVHKVRTIGIQLEDLMSVNQVVAIAGGSSKAKAITSYFNQGKADLFITDEAAAEAIIHG; this is translated from the coding sequence ATGCAATCATTAGTTGATTTGCAAAAAAAAATCTTTCCGGACCTTTTGGAAGTAATGAAGCAAAGATATGCAATCCTGCATACGATTAACCTTTTTCAGCCAATCGGCCGAAGGAGCTTATCAGATCGCGCCAAGATGACAGAACGAACGGTTCGTAGTGAGGTTGAATTTTTACAGAAGCGCCAGATGATTGACGTTTCAGGAAAAGGAATGCGTATTACAGAAGAAGGGAAAGGTATACTCAGTGAATTAGCTGTGTTTATGAAAGATATCACAGGGTTAAGTGGTTTAGAAACACAATTGAAGGATAAATTGAATGTAGAACAAGTGATTGTAGTTCGCGGTAATAGCGATAACCAAGACCAAGTAAAACTAGAAATGGGAAAAGCAGTTGTAAATCATTTGCAATCACATGTATCTACTAAACAAACCATCGCTGTTACTGGTGGTACAACGATGGCCGCTGTTGCGCATGTGATGTCACCATTTGAGAAAGCGGACGATTGTTTGTTTGTTCCTGCTCGAGGTGGTATTGGTGAAAGGGTAGAAAGTCAGGCTAATACGATTGTCGCAGAAATGGCAAAACGTACGAATAGCGATTATCGAATGTTGTATGTACCTGATCCATTAAGTGAACTATCATACCAAACGATGTTAAAAGAGCCATCTATCCAAGAGATAACAAAGCTGATTCGCTCTACCGATGTAATTTTGCATGGAATTGGTGATGCATTAACAATGGCAAACCGTAGAAAATCAAATGATGAACTTATTCGTCAGCTTGAAAAAGAACACGCTGTCAGTGAAGCTTTTGGTTATTATTTTAATAGTTCTGGTGATGTTGTTCACAAAGTACGAACAATAGGGATTCAATTGGAGGATCTAATGTCGGTTAATCAGGTTGTGGCAATTGCTGGTGGCAGTTCAAAAGCCAAGGCCATTACATCGTATTTTAATCAGGGAAAAGCGGATTTATTCATTACGGATGAAGCAGCTGCAGAGGCAATCATTCATGGTTAA
- a CDS encoding protein kinase family protein, which translates to MVNLNSTVELVNSIKLKIDKNDISILEKDSALEFIGAGRSAVVFKIQSTDKALKVFFPDCTSIAKEEAEIYEILKGNPYFPTLYEAGDNYLLIDYIEGYTLFECLTQGIPLTKSTISETDHALSLARKAGLNPSDIHLRNIILTPEGKIKLIDVARFRQTKDCRQWTDLKKVFFTFYSKSYFPKKFPVSVLNTVAYLYKKNIIHVASYKKSS; encoded by the coding sequence GTGGTTAACTTGAATTCAACCGTCGAACTTGTAAATAGCATCAAATTGAAAATTGATAAGAATGATATTTCCATCTTAGAAAAAGATTCGGCATTAGAATTCATAGGAGCAGGTAGAAGTGCTGTTGTCTTCAAAATTCAATCTACTGATAAGGCTCTTAAAGTGTTCTTCCCAGATTGTACAAGTATAGCCAAAGAGGAAGCAGAAATATATGAAATTCTTAAAGGGAATCCTTATTTTCCAACATTATATGAAGCAGGAGATAATTATTTACTAATCGATTATATTGAAGGATATACATTATTTGAATGTTTGACACAAGGAATTCCGCTTACCAAATCAACAATTAGCGAAACCGATCACGCTCTTTCCTTAGCTAGAAAAGCAGGATTAAACCCTTCAGATATTCACCTTCGAAATATAATACTGACTCCTGAAGGAAAGATTAAGTTAATTGATGTTGCTAGGTTTAGGCAAACAAAAGATTGTCGCCAGTGGACTGATTTAAAGAAAGTCTTTTTTACATTCTACAGTAAAAGTTATTTCCCTAAAAAATTTCCCGTTTCTGTGTTGAACACCGTTGCCTATTTATACAAAAAAAATATTATACACGTTGCTTCTTATAAAAAGTCTAGCTAA
- a CDS encoding HPr family phosphocarrier protein: MIERVVKIKLETGLQSRPAAHFVQEANRYTAHLFLEKDGKRINAKSIMGLMSLAVGSGETVTLIADGTDEEIALNELETLVSNKYK; encoded by the coding sequence TTGATTGAGAGAGTAGTGAAAATCAAGCTTGAAACAGGTCTGCAATCGAGACCTGCTGCGCATTTTGTGCAGGAAGCCAATCGGTATACGGCTCATTTATTTCTTGAAAAAGATGGGAAACGTATAAATGCCAAAAGTATTATGGGTTTGATGAGCCTTGCGGTTGGCTCGGGGGAGACAGTAACTTTAATCGCGGATGGTACAGATGAGGAAATTGCACTTAATGAACTAGAAACACTTGTATCAAATAAATATAAATAA